tgtatatacacgtacatgaaaatcataaatggtattagtataataataagtaataatagtaataacaaaCGAGTAAcagtatatttaaaaaaaataaaaaaacccaaataaagcaaaaaaaaaaacccaaattgtacaaaagacaaaaaaatgggggtaaaataaaaaataataaaaaaaggatcAATTCGAACACGCTAGCGACAATGGGGgactaaaaaggaaataattcaTTCccttccaaaacgctgcgcaatgaggtatcaaattgaaataaaaatggaatacGCGGCTCAAATTTGAAAACCAGTGGAAAAGGGTTCAATTGACATGCGTTGCAAAAGGGAGGGGTTAAATTCGCAAATTCCCCATCTGACGTCAgaatgcgcggatcctccccttcgggtcgggtcaccgcgcgggtcagggccttaaaaacgacgtcgtttttgtaacgttatttaaaacaaaatttcctttcaaaatcatttacaaccgaaaataaaaaaaaacaaacaaacaccCCTCttttgctctgctagggtttcaccCCTAGCGTCCTCGCGCCGCCGCCGCAACGCGCCTCCGCCGCAATTTCACCGAGAATGGTGATCGGAAAGGCGATACGACGTGCTTTTAACTGCCCTTGAGCAGATTCAAAGTGAAGGTAAACcccctttctcttttttctaattctagttatacaaaaacaataaaacgtaaaatgcaaaggaaaaaaaaacagtgATGGGATTcaccttttaaaaatacttgtattctgagttttctttttgccttttttttttcccctttttacagatttaaaagggccttttataggccgaaaaaaagaaaataaatcgaaGGAAAACAATATTGCTCGTTGTTTTTTCTCATTGGACTCCTTGAGTCCGTTTTTCAGGTGCTCGTGGAGAGTTTGGCGCGCGTGGAGGCCGAAACGTGCTGCGATCGGGCATTGGGCGCGGCGTGGATGCTGTTACGGCGCTGAGGCAAATGCGgctagggttttgttttttgtgtTTTGGTGTGTTGATCTTTGGGTTTGGGCTGCTTTGTTGGGCTTGTAAAATGTAGGCctgttcattttttttgttttggcttATTACGTGGGCCCAGGCCGATTGGGccttattacagctgcccctctttgctcattgtcgtgtaacgggaatagagcaaagactacaaGGCCCAATTGTGCCTGATCTTGCGGAGCCTCAACTTCTTCAATGCTTCCCTGCTGAATAACCTTTAGCCTCTTTCCCTCtattaagttcaactgatcatatcgagattgaacCCATTCCGCCTCATCCAATTGTAGCTCAGTCAAAAcccggagagaagggatttcaacttcgaTGGGCAAGACTGTCTCCATACCATAAACTAaggagaaaggcgttgccccggtAGAGGTCCTGATTGACGTTCGATAAGCAAGGAGGGCAAACGGTAATTTCTCGTGCCAGTTTCTGTAAGTCTTAGTCATCTTCCCCAcaatattctttatatttttattagccgcttccactgcaccattcatttttgggcgatacggCGATGAATTGTgatgtctgatcttgaattggCTGCAGACTTCTGCTATTGAGCTGTTGTTTAAGTTCAACGCATTAtcggatatgattctttcaggcattccataccgacatatgatctctctTTTCAAGAACTTACTGACTGATGACTTTGTAACGTTGGCATACGAagcagcttctacccatttggtgaagtagtcaataaccacaaataTGAAACGATGTCCGTTTGAAGCCTTCGGCGATATTGGCCCgatgacatccataccccacatggagaaaggccatggagaagtcatgacatgaagaggtgaaggaggtgcatgcattttatcaCCATAGATTTGACATTTATAGCACCTTTTGGAGTAAttgatgcaatccccttccatggtggaccaataatacccgaatctcataatctgcctAGCCATTGTAAACCCACTGGCATGCGTCCCGCAGatgccctcatggacttcctccagaattttttttgcttttacgGCGTCCACACATCTTAGCAGTACCTGATCTTTTCCCCTCCTGTACaagatctccccatctaagacgtaatcaatggctagtcttcttaaagttctcttttcattctcaGTTGCCTGGCCAGGATACTCACGATTTTTTACATACTGTAATATATCTTGATACCAAGGACCATCATCAAtttctccttcttcaatattgtAACAATGAGCCGGGTCTTCATAGATACTCATTTGGATTGGCTTCATATCCCCATGTCTGTTCAGCTtgatcatggaagctaaagtagctagtgcatcagccatctggttctcatctcgtgggagatagcaAAAAGTGATGTCCTCAAACTCCTTAATCAATTCGAGGACCAACTTTCGATAACTGATTAATTTGGGatctctcgtttcccattcaCCCTTGAACTGATATATCACCAATGCTGAATCTCCTTAGACCTCTAGCACTTTGATTCCTCGCTCTATAGCTGCATGAatacccatgatgcatgcttcATACTCTGTCATGTTGtttgtacaatcaaaatccaatttacaagtgaaaggataatgatcATCATTCGGGGACACtaggactgccccaattccattgccCACGGCCTTCGAGGCTCCATCGAAGTTTAACCTCCAACCGTGACTTTCTTGTGGATTTCCTTCAGTAGCCGCTATACACATCAGGTCTTTatttgggaaatcaaaactTAACGGCTCGTAGTCCTCCAGagctctactagctagaaagTCAGCAATTGCACTCCCTTTCACAGCCTTTTGGCTCACATAGACAATATCAAATTGAGAAGAAGATCGCGCCATCGGGCCATTCTCCTATTCaaagcagttgactccatcatatactttaacggGTCTAACTTTAAGATTAGCCAAGTTGTATGGTATAACATGTACTGCCTTAATCTCCGGGTTGTCCAAACCAATGCACAACATAACTTCTcaataggcgaatatctcatttcacagtcagtgaatttcttgctgagataataTATCGCCCTTTCTTTTCTCCCCGTttcatcatgttggcctagcACACACTCCATGGAATTATCAAATACTGTCAGATACAATATCAGCGGCCTATCcgggctaggtggtgacagcactgGAGTGTTAGACAAATACTGCTTCACCTTGTTAAAAGCTTATTCGCATTCTTCATCCCAAGTACCaagattatgtttcttcagaagacgaaatatagggtcacatttctcagtcagttgtgaaatgaacctagcgatgtaattcagtcttccgAGGAAACCccgaacttctttctgagtgcgAGGTGgaggtaaatctcgtattgccttgactttgtctgggtcaatctcgattcccttttcactgactatgaagcctagCAACTTTCTTGACTTGGCCCCAAAAGTGCACTTCGctggattaagcttgagctggaactTTCTCAGTCTTAAGAATAATTTTCTCAAGACCTGCACATGTTCCTCCTCCATTCTGGACTTCGCGATCATATCGTCAACATAAACTTCTATCTCcctgtgcatcatatcatggaacaaggctaccataGCTCTTTGATATGTCGCTCcgcattcttcaatccaaacggcatcactttataacaaaacGTTCCCCATAACgtaatgaacgtagtctttctcatgtcttcaggatgcatctttatctgattgtacCCCGAaagccatccatgaaggaaaataatgaaaagctCGCAGTATTGTCTACCAATGTGTCAATGTGGGGCAATGGAAAATTGTCCTTTGGACTAGCCTTGTTCAAATCCCTGTAGTCCACACACATTCGCACATTCCCATCTTTCTTCGGAACTGGTACGATGTTGGCCACCCACTCAGAATACTTGACTTCTTGCAGAAATCTAGCATCAAGCTGCTTCTGGACctcttcttttatcttcaacacgatatcaggcctcatccttCTGAGCTTTTGCTGCACTGGCTTGCAATCTTCTCTTATAGGGAAACGATGTACTACTATGTCGGTACTCAA
This genomic window from Gossypium raimondii isolate GPD5lz chromosome 10, ASM2569854v1, whole genome shotgun sequence contains:
- the LOC128033823 gene encoding uncharacterized protein LOC128033823, which encodes MTKTYRNWHEKLPFALLAYRTSIRTSTGATPFSLVYGMETVLPIEVEIPSLRVLTELQLDEAEWVQSRYDQLNLIEGKRLKVIQQGSIEEVEAPQDQAQLGLVVFALFPIRKKRKGVYLHFESAQGQLKARRIAFPITILGEIAAEARCGGGARTLGVKP